In Necator americanus strain Aroian chromosome IV, whole genome shotgun sequence, the following proteins share a genomic window:
- a CDS encoding hypothetical protein (NECATOR_CHRIV.G16976.T1) produces MFSRTFVTLLAVCILACNACPRTTRKRTATPPATPPATPPSTPPAAGGGGGGSSGAVPPGGVLAPGTSGATPTGRR; encoded by the exons ATGTTCTCCCGTACGTTCGTCACTCTTCTTGCTGTTTGTATTCTCGCATGCAATGCATGCCCAAGAACTACAA GAAAGAGGACTGCTACCCCACCAGCTACTCCACCTGCCACTCCACCTTCCACTCCACCAGCtgctggtggtggtggtggtggaagCAGCGGAGCTGTCCCACCTGGAGGAGTGCTAG CTCCTGGAACATCTGGAGCCACACCGACGGGAAGAAGATAG